In the Ruminococcus sp. OA3 genome, one interval contains:
- a CDS encoding segregation/condensation protein A, which yields MGIPVKLQVFEGPLDLLLHLIDKNKIDIYDIPIVEITNQYLEYIRQMQRQDLNIMSEFMVMAATLIDIKCRMLLPKEVNEEGEEEDPRDELVQQLLEYKMYKYMSYELRERMAAASRSIYRKNTMPAEVISYRPPIDTRELVGDMNLEKLHAVFLSVMRRQEDKLDPIRSKFGKIEQEEVSLPDKMTYVETFARDRKKFSFRELLERQCSKTQVVVTFLAILELMKTGLIRISQEYIFDEIQIETVGIGES from the coding sequence ATGGGGATACCCGTAAAACTGCAGGTATTTGAAGGTCCGCTGGATCTTCTGCTGCATTTGATCGATAAGAATAAAATAGATATTTATGACATACCGATTGTGGAGATCACCAATCAGTATCTGGAGTACATTCGCCAGATGCAGCGACAGGACCTGAATATTATGAGTGAGTTCATGGTAATGGCGGCAACACTGATTGATATCAAATGCCGTATGCTTCTCCCGAAAGAAGTTAATGAGGAGGGAGAAGAGGAGGATCCTCGGGATGAACTCGTACAGCAGCTGCTTGAGTATAAGATGTACAAGTATATGTCGTATGAACTGAGAGAGCGGATGGCGGCCGCTTCCAGGAGTATCTACCGTAAAAACACAATGCCTGCAGAGGTGATTTCCTACCGTCCTCCGATAGACACAAGGGAGCTTGTGGGTGATATGAACCTGGAAAAGCTTCATGCTGTCTTTTTGTCTGTGATGCGGCGTCAGGAGGACAAGCTGGATCCTATTCGAAGTAAATTTGGGAAAATTGAACAGGAGGAAGTAAGTCTTCCTGATAAAATGACATATGTGGAGACGTTTGCACGCGACCGGAAAAAGTTTTCATTCCGTGAACTCCTGGAGCGGCAGTGCAGCAAAACACAGGTTGTCGTTACATTTCTGGCAATACTGGAGCTGATGAAGACTGGACTGATCAGGATCAGCCAGGAATATATATTTGACGAGATACAGATTGAAACAGTGGGGATTGGTGAATCATGA